A genomic region of Oryza glaberrima chromosome 1, OglaRS2, whole genome shotgun sequence contains the following coding sequences:
- the LOC127776468 gene encoding leucine-rich repeat receptor-like serine/threonine-protein kinase RGI4 — translation MPPGLSRRRRPDAAALLCCVVAVVAACMVGGALAADAQGAALLAWKRTLRGGDTALPDWNPADASPCRWTGVRCNANGRVTELSLQQVDLLGGVPDNLSAAMGTTLERLVLAGANLSGPIPAQLGDLPALTHLDLSNNALTGSIPASLCRPGSKLESLYVNSNHLEGAIPDAIGNLTALRELIIFDNQLDGAIPASIGQMASLEVLRGGGNKNLQGALPPEIGNCSKLTMLGLAETSISGPLPATLGQLKNLNTLAIYTALLSGPIPTELGRCTSLENIYLYENALSGSIPAQLGGLANLKNLLLWQNNLVGVIPPELGACTGLAVVDLSMNGLTGHIPPSLGNLSSLQELQLSVNKVSGPIPAELSRCTNLTDLELDNNQISGAIPAELGKLTALRMLYLWANQLTGTIPPEIGGCAGLESLDLSQNALTGPIPRSLFRLPRLSKLLLIDNTLSGEIPPEIGNCTSLVRFRASGNHLAGDIPPEVGKLGSLSFLDLSTNRLSGAIPPEIAGCRNLTFVDLHGNAIAGVLPPGLFQGTPSLQYLDLSYNAIGGTIPANIGMLGSLTKLVLGGNRLSGQIPPEIGSCSRLQLLDLSGNSLTGAIPASIGKIPGLEIALNLSCNGLSGAIPKGFAGLARLGVLDVSHNQLTGDLQPLSALQNLVALNISYNNFTGRAPETAFFARLPASDVEGNPGLCLSRCPGDASDRERAARRAARVATAVLLSALVALLAAAAFVLFGRRRQPLFGGGSTGPADGDGKDADMLPPWDVTLYQKLEISVGDVARSLTPANVIGQGWSGAVYRASIPSTGVAIAVKKFRSSDEASVDAFACEVGVLPRVRHRNIVRLLGWAANRRTRLLFYDYLPNGTLGGLLHGGGAAIGAAVVEWEVRLSIAVGVAEGLAYLHHDSVPAILHRDVKSDNILLGERYEACLADFGLARVADDGANSSPPPFAGSYGYIAPEYGCMTKITTKSDVYSFGVVLLEIITGRRPIEAVFGEGKTVVQWVREHLHRKRDPAEVIDSRLQGRPDTQVQEMLQALGIALLCASTRPEDRPTMKDVAALLRGLRHDDSAEARKAGSGSAIKWADPRQPGSPTKPMAQAQAHSHTSSLAYSTTGSV, via the exons ATGCCTCCTGGTCTgagcaggaggaggcggccggacgcggcggcgctgctgtgctgcgtggtcgccgtcgtggcgGCGTGCATGGtcggcggcgccctcgccgccgacgcccagGGCGCGGCGCTGCTCGCGTGGAAGCGCACGCtgcgcggcggcgacacggccTTGCCTGACTGGAACCCCGCCGACGCGTCGCCGTGCCGGTGGACGGGCGTGAGGTGCAATGCCAATGGGCGAGTCACCGAGCTGAGCCTCCAGCAAGTTGACCTGCTCGGCGGCGTGCCGGACAACCTGTCCGCCGCCATGGGCACCACGCTGGAGCGGCTGGTGCTCGCCGGCGCCAACCTGTCCGGCCCGATCCCGGCGCAGCTCGGCGACCTGCCGGCGCTGACCCACCTCGACCTCAGCAACAATGCGCTCACCGGCTCGATCCCGGCGAGCCTGTGCCGGCCGGGGAGCAAGCTGGAGAGCCTGTACGTGAACTCGAACCACCTGGAGGGCGCCATCCCGGACGCCATTGGCAACCTCACGGCGCTCCGCGAGCTCATCATCTTCGACAACCAGCTCGACGGCGCCATCCCGGCGTCCATCGGGCAGATGGCCAGCCTCGAGgtgctccgcggcggcggcaacaagaACCTCCAGGGCGCGCTCCCGCCAGAGATCGGCAACTGCTCCAAGCTCACCATGCTCGGCCTCGCCGAGACCAGCATCTCCGGCCCGCTCCCGGCGACCCTCGGCCAGCTCAAGAACCTCAACACGCTCGCCATCTACACGGCGCTGCTCTCCGGCCCGATCCCGACGGAGCTCGGCCGGTGCACCAGCCTGGAGAACATCTACCTGTACGAGAACGCTCTGTCCGGCTCCATCCCGGCGCAGCTCGGCGGCCTCGCCAACCTCAAGAACCTCCTCCTGTGGCAGAACAACCTCGTCGGCGTcatcccgccggagctcggcgcGTGCAcgggcctcgccgtcgtcgacctgTCCATGAACGGCCTCACCGGCCACATCCCGCCGTCGCTCGGCAACCTCTCGTCGCTGCAGGAGCTCCAGCTCAGCGTCAACAAGGTGTCCGGCCCCATCCCGGCCGAGCTGTCGCGGTGCACCAACCTCACCGACCTCGAGCTCGACAACAACCAGATCTCCGGCGCCATCCCGGCCGAGCTCGGCAAGCTCACGGCGCTCCGCATGCTCTACCTCTGGGCCAACCAGCTCACCGGCACCATCCCGCCGGAGATCGGCGGCTGCGCCGGCCTCGAGTCACTCGACCTGTCGCAGAACGCGCTCACCGGGCCCATCCCCCGCTCCCTCTTCCGGCTGCCGCGGCTGTCCAAGCTGCTGCTCATCGACAACACCCTCTCCGGCGAGATACCGCCGGAGATCGGCAACTGCACGTCGCTGGTCCGGTTCAGGGCGAGCGGcaaccacctcgccggcgacatACCTCCCGAGGTCGGTAAGCTTGGCAGCCTCAGCTTCCTCGACCTCAGCACCAACAGGCTCTCCGGCGCCATCCCGCCGGAGATCGCCGGCTGCCGGAACCTCACGTTCGTCGACCTCCACGGCAATGCCATCGCCGGCGTGCTGCCGCCGGGACTTTTCCAGGGCACGCCGTCGCTGCAGTATCTTGACCTCTCGTACAACGCCATCGGCGGCACGATCCCGGCGAACATCGGGATGCTCGGGTCACTCACCAAGCTTGTTCTCGGCGGGAACCGGCTCTCCGGCCAGATACCGCCGGAGATTGGGTCGTGCTCGCGGCTCCAGCTGCTTGACCTCAGCGGCAACTCGCTCACCGGCGCGATTCCGGCGAGCATCGGCAAGATTCCCGGGCTGGAGATCGCTCTCAACCTCAGCTGCAACGGCTTGTCCGGCGCGATACCCAAGGGGTTCGCCGGGCTGGCGCGGCTCGGCGTGCTCGACGTGTCGCACAACCAGCTCACCGGCGACCTCCAGCCGCTGTCCGCGCTCCAGAACCTCGTCGCGCTCAACATCTCGTACAACAACTTCACCGGCCGCGCGCCGGAGACGGCGTTCTTCGCGAGGCTGCCGGCGAGCGACGTGGAGGGCAACCCGGGGCTATGCCTCTCGCGGTGCCCCGGCGACGCCAGCGACcgggagcgcgcggcgcggcgcgccgcccgcgtcgcgaccgccgtgctcctctccgcgctcgtcgccctcctcgccgccgcggcgttcgTCCTCTtcggccggcgccggcagccgctGTTCGGCGGCGGGTCGACGGGccccgccgacggcgacggcaaggacGCCGACATGCTGCCGCCGTGGGACGTCACGCTCTACCAGAAGCTGGAGATCAGCGTGGGCGACGTGGCGCGCAGCCTCACGCCGGCGAACGTCATCGGGCAGGGCTGGTCCGGGGCGGTGTACCGCGCGAGCATCCCGTCCAccggcgtcgccatcgccgtcaagAAGTTCCGGTCCTCTGACGAGGCGTCCGTCGACGCGTTCGCCTGCGAGGTCGGCGTGCTGCCGCGCGTGCGCCACCGCAACATCGTGCGCCTCCTCGGCTGGGCGGCCAACCGCCGGACACGCCTCCTCTTCTACGACTACCTCCCAAACGGCACcctcggcggcctcctccacggcggcggcgccgccattggCGCCGCCGTGGTGGAGTGGGAGGTGCGGCTCTCGATCGCCGTCGGCGTGGCCGAGGGCCTCGCCTACCTCCACCACGACTCCGTGCCGGCGATCCTCCACCGCGACGTCAAGTCCGACAACATCCTCCTCGGTGAGCGCTACGAGGCGTGCCTCGCTGACTTCGGCCTCGCCAgagtcgccgacgacggcgccaactcgtcgccgccgccgttcgccggatCGTACGGATACATCGCTCCTG AGTACGGGTGTATGACCAAGATCACGACCaagagcgacgtgtacagcttcggagTCGTACTACTAGAGATAATCACCGGCCGCCGACCAATAGAAGCAGTTTTCGGCGAGGGCAAAACCGTGGTGCAATGGGTACGCGAGCACCTCCACCGGAAACGTGATCCCGCGGAGGTGATTGACTCGCGGCTACAGGGCCGACCGGATACCCAAGTCCAAGAGATGTTACAAGCTCTCGGAATCGCCCTActatgtgctagcacccgcccGGAGGACCGGCCGACCATGAAGGATGTGGCAGCATTGTTACGTGGCCTTCGACACGATGATAGCGCCGAGGCCCGAAAGGCCGGGTCTGGGTCGGCCATAAAGTGGGCCGATCCAAGACAGCCCGGCTCACCAACTAAGCCGATGGCCCAAGCCCAGGCCCATTCCCACACCAGCTCACTGGCCTACTCAACAACCGGGAGTGTGTAG